GCCGACCTGCACGGCGTCATGGCCCAGGTGCGCGACGCGGCGCAGCCGCTCGGCCTGCAGCTGGCGTGCAGCGGCACCCACCCCTTCGCCCAGTGGTCGGCGCAGACCATGACCGAGGGACCGCGCTACGCCGAGCTCATCGAGCGCACCCAGTGGTGGGGCCGCCAGATGCTCATCTGGGGCGTCCACGTGCACGTGGGCATGTCCAGCGTCCACAAGGTCCTGCCGGTGCTCGACGCGATGCTGGCCTACGCCCCGCACCTGCAGGCGCTCTCGGCGAGCTCGCCGTTCTGGGCCGGGGTGGACACCGGCTACGCCAGCAACCGGGCGCTGATGTTCCAGCAGCTGCCCACGGCCGGCCTGCCGTTCCAGTTCGCGCGGTGGGAGGAGCTGGAGGCCTACGTGGGCGACCTGCTCCACACCGGCGTGATCGACTCCTTCAAGGACGTCCGCTGGGACGTGCGGCCCTCACCGGGCATCGGGACCCTGGAGGTCCGCGTCTGCGACGGGGTCCCCACCGAGTCCGAGCTGGCGGCCCTGACCGCCCTGACGCACTGCCTGGTGGTGGACCTCGACGCCCGCCTGGAGGCGGGCCAGGAGCTGCCGTCGCTGCCGCCGTGGCACGTGCAGGAGAACAAGTGGCGCGCGGCCCGCTACGGG
The Quadrisphaera sp. RL12-1S DNA segment above includes these coding regions:
- a CDS encoding glutamate--cysteine ligase, whose product is MTTPSLGPHARRGALPFSSSPRPTLGVEWEVALVDAATGDLAPRASEVLEEVGRAPAHPDGRQRVTHELLTNTVELVTGVHDTVAEAVADLHGVMAQVRDAAQPLGLQLACSGTHPFAQWSAQTMTEGPRYAELIERTQWWGRQMLIWGVHVHVGMSSVHKVLPVLDAMLAYAPHLQALSASSPFWAGVDTGYASNRALMFQQLPTAGLPFQFARWEELEAYVGDLLHTGVIDSFKDVRWDVRPSPGIGTLEVRVCDGVPTESELAALTALTHCLVVDLDARLEAGQELPSLPPWHVQENKWRAARYGLDAIIITNAAGDERLVTDDLDDVLTRLEPVARRLGCSEELAAVAQIPVTGASYQRQRAVAQASGGDLKAVVDSLVRELREGRPEPAQRPATAQAPAAPGAS